The stretch of DNA CATCTGACTGTGTTTCCATAACATTGTACGTACGTTGTTGAATTTAGCAAAACTAAAAAGGCTTAAGCAGCATTTAACCTATTTACCACTGTGATGGTTTAGTATGCCTCGTTGAACAAGAATAACTTGCCTACTTGCTTAGCTCTATGCTTACCCAAACAAAACTTAAGTCCTTCCATCCACAGCAGTTCTTCTCATCCCTGGTATCGTTCTCATCCGGATCGTTAAAAATGTCTGTAACCTCTTCTTCCATTCTATTTGCACTGACCTCTAaatgttttcatcttttcctGCTTCCCCCCCAGTTGATCCAATGGGAGATGATTACCCAGGAAGTGGAAttaaatgtgtgtatatgtgtcaCACATGGCGTATagctacagtatttaccttATTGATAGTGGGTGACATTGCTCATACCCCCATTGCCTCTAATAAATAAGCTGGTGGCTTTGCATGTAAATGCTAATCACAGCAGAAGCTTAATATAAGGCATCTCTTCTGGTAGTGTGATGATATGGCTTGGCATGCCACTTTGCGCTTGTGTTTCTCTAATTTGTAGAATGATGGGGGTGAGACAGCTACCGAATTTGCAGGCTCTGTAGTTTATGATTGGCTACCTTCGTCACCCTCATCATTTCCTTCTCATGCCACTTTAAAGGCTCACGTTCCAAGCTTCTTTTTTGCTGTTGgtctttctgctttttcttatGTTCTACTAATGACCTACTACAGGTGACACTGCCCAGATCTTTAGAATGCAACTTCTCACTTCCCAAACTGAGGCTCAGAGCTACAGATGGAAAGGTGCATGattttaatttttgtagtaACTGCATCCTAGGTGTGTACAGTAGGGTCCATAGACTTGAGATTGCATTAACAATCTGCGTAAACTTGGAATTCCATGTTCAGGTATTCATGAAGATATCTTAGATTGTTCATGTGTGCTCAGATGTTTGGACCTCAGTGGATATAGAAAGGTGTCAAAGCTTTAGGCAGTATTTAATAGTTAGCACCTTCCTTTTTGTGAAGCTTTTTTGACTAAAAGTAGATGTTGACTGTTAGTATCGCACCATGTATTAGTTGCTTGTTGGTCATGAGCCATCCAGTGTCAGCCGCATACATCTGATTGGATTAGTTTCTTTAGTCTTTATGGGGCGTAGTATGATTTACCCAAGCAGTCCTTCAAGCCATCATATCAACATGAGCTGCTTGACCTTTTAGTGATGCTGCTGTAGCTtgttgtgtgagtgtatgtatgtatgtatgtatgtatgtgtgtatgtatgtatgtgtgcgtgaTGATTCAATCTACTCGACTGTGGGCTGAACTTTGGCAGCATGTGTCAATGACTCCCATCTGTCCTCCCTCCGGGCCCCTTGCAGTCCGAGTCTCCCTCCCATCTGGAGTTGATACAATCGTAGCAGTTTTTACcctgtgttttcattcattttggaGTTCAAGACAAACCAAACAAGTGAGATCTTCGTAATCTACAGCATTGCACACACTAGAAATTAAGTGCTCAGAGTTAATTGCCTTGCTATGTAATTCATGCTTACATAAAATCAGCCCTCTCTGGGCTAATAGAGTTGTGGTAGCCAGAATCTGGAAAAGAACATGGAGTAAAAACTGCTGCCTCCTATAAATGAACGTTACTGAGTGTTTGTCTTAACCCTCTGACGAACAGCGTTTGTCTTACATGGGTCTTCCCTCCTGTttgtcctctctctttctccatgtccttccctcttctctctcctgtttGATATTCGGTTTCACCATTACTCAAAATTAATTTTCCTCTCCCACCCTCGGCCTATTCCACCTTCTTCTGTattcttttttcctcctgctgttggCTCAGATCTCAAAGACATTCAGAACAATAAGAATAGATACTTGATAGCCTCAGAGAACCAACGCCCTGGCCATTTCTCCACAGCCCCCATTGGTTCCTTGACAGCTTCTCCATCCTCTGGGTCACTGTGCAACCAGGGGGGGCTGCAGTCAGTCACTAGCATCCAGGAGCGCATCATGTCCActccaggaggagaggaggctatAGAAAGACTCAAGGTAAAGAAGCACACCAACTTTAAGGTCTTTATTTGCTCACTAGATATTTGAAGCTAGCGGTTATGATTTcccattatatattattattaaagaaaTCCATTAAAACAAATTGCCTTCAAAGATTCTTCACTAGACTAATAAGGTATAGTAATATATGTTTAATTTAGCCTACACATTGACGTCGGGCAATCTACATGTGGCCTCTGAGGTTTCTATTTCTCACTCTGCTGATAAGAGAGCAGGATGAGGAGCTgtagtttccatggcaacctcaTGCCCAGTCTGTCCGTCATCCACTGACGTCAAgcaccacacacgcacatacagacAAAATTGGACCAAAATAGATCAACTCTAATTTGCTTTCAGCTTAAATAATGAAGAACATATTGATATTCTAAATTTGTTCCAGCTATTTCAGTGATGTAAAGGAAAACATTATGAAAGTTTCTGTAAAGCATAAAGGGCAACATATAATATCTAACTGTTTTGAAAGGATGAACACCACTTATAGACTTTAGTTTATGCTTACTGGAAGGACTTGTGGGGAAATTCATGGTTTATTTTTTAAGATGAACAAAATTGTATTAGAATTTGTCCTAGACCAGTGCAAGAGGTTTGCAGCTTTGGAATATCTTTTCTTTATCTTATTTTCCTATTAAAGTTTTAACCCTTACTGTTTCTTTCACGCTTGTTTTCAGGAGTCAGAAAAGATCATTGCCGAGCTCAATGAAACCTGGGAAGAGAAACTGCGAAAGACTGAGGCCATCCGCATGGAGAGGTCAGATATTCTGTCAGAGTATCTACCACTAGGAAGAGATTCTACGAATGCCTCCATCTCTGCATATATTCTCCCTGCTCCATCTATCTTTTCACCCCTCTGCTTTGCTTATGTCTCATTTCCCCTGCTCACATTTTCTTTCTTACCCCCTTCTTTTACTTCATACTTTGCTGCCCTAACACCCTTTACCAACTCATCTGTAGCAGATGCATCATCTGCAGACCTTACACTGGCTTTACATCAAGCCTGACTGCTGCCGTTCGCTTCCTTTTGACATAATACTCTCTGTATTGCACTCTATCCCTTAAATGTCTACCAGCTTAGTTCAGGTTGACTTACCATATTGTTCTTACCATGCTTTACAATAGGGAGGCCTTGCTCGCAGAGATGGGTGTGGCAATCCGAGAAGATGGCGGCACGCTGGGTGTATTCTCTCCTAAAAAGGTAAAGCAGACACCGGGTGGAGGCCTCTTTCACGTTTTCCACGAGTGATGAAACATCGCAACCTTCCATCCTCACTTCCTCGTTTCTGTTTCCATAATAACATTTTCTAGTTTTTTAGCGTATATACTCACTGTAtcatcctccttccttctttccgctccttttatctgcttcctTCACATGCACAGCTTAGCAATGAAAGACCACTCGATGAACAGTTTGATTGTTTTCCTAACAAGAAGGTTGGTTTTATTTAACCAGCAGACAAGTTTCTTTTCCCACATTAGATGTAGTCATATAATAGACAAAGCTCTGTTACATATCTAGTCTTCTTCATTTTTTGCACATATAGTGATTGTTTCCTACAGTATTTTACAGCCTTGATCCATATGAATGTTCtgcgattttttttttctttaagatTTAGTATGTGAACTTAATGATAATTTCTTTTTAGATTATCTAGTGTACTGTAGTATTTGAAAATGTGgattcataataataataataataatgttgtatTATCTACTACTTCTTATAGTACTGTCCATATGCTCATTAAAGTACTAGTCCCCCATCATCTTTAATGAGAGCAATCACTACAATAGGAAACAATGTATGCTTTCATCCCTTCACTTACATTTCACTTccattaactttttttttccttttattcacTGCTGTTCCATGGCTTAGCATTTTCTAGAGAAGCCTTGTGAACTCTATGCAGACTTTAATTGGGTGTTTTCCCTGAAAAAGGTTGGTGATTTGGTGTAGCTGCTAGCATCGTTTGTAGTAGtatgtatatagtatatattcatatattcagtATAGTATATGTTTCATATTCTAGAGTTGTCAGGAGTTGACGATCCATTCACTTACATGCACTTGTTAAAACAAGTCAGGAAGCCTCTTCTGAACCATCTGCTGCATTTATAGACGGATTTATGGTTTCTTACTCTAGGAGATTAAATATCACTGGCAGGCCCTCACCAGTATTTGATATCAAGCGATGCCAGCTTCATTACAACTGCTGTCTATTCATGAAATCCTAGAAATGTTGCGGTAAACGATTTACCTCTCATCGTTTCTAGACTCCACACCTGGTGAACCTAAATGAGGATCCTCTCATGTCAGAGTGTCTGCTCTACTACATCAAAGACGGAATTACGAGGTAACCAAGACCTGTGTAATGACACTGGAACGCTGCAGAGGTTCAATCACCCCCGGGCAcggcctttttttttcctcttttaagAACCTGGAGGAACTTTCACAGTCACAGAAATCTCTATAAAGACCAACCACAGCTGAACAATGCTATTTTCTTCTTGGCCCCTTGCAGCTGCTTGCTGTTGAATATTTTGTTACCTTTTCTCTCCTTGCTGACTGTAAAAGATAAAAGTTTGCACATGAAGAcgtctgtacagtacatgaaaggCAGCTTTCTCCTAAGTgatgttttaaacatttctaTTTACTTCTGCTACTAAGGATTAGTTGAAATGGCTGCCAGTCAAAATGGCCCCTTTgaatttctttctctctctctctttttttcagggTTGGTCAGGCCGATGCTGAACGGCGACAGGATATTGTTTTAAGTGGTGCTCATATCAGGGAGGAGCACTGCATCTTCCATAGTGAGAGGAATGCCAATGGAGATGGTGAGGCACCACACAAGACCAGATACCTGCAGCCTATAAAGTCAGGGAAATGGGGCTCCTTTTTTACACAACTGAAACACGACTCCCTAAATAATAACAATCAATAGTGCTAGtgtagaagaaaaacaacagccttTTAAAATGACTCactcatgagtgtgtgtgtgatgtgtttttttttttttttttttttttttgaagttaTCGTCATGCTGGTGCCCTGTGAAGGATCAGAGACCTATGTAAACGGCAAGCGAGTGGAAGATGCAATCCAGCTTCGTTCAGGTACGCTGTTTATGAACCTACTATCACAGGCTTTATAGTAAATGGTGGACGGAAAATATACAATTAGGAAACTTCATAAAGAAAATGTTGGAGTTGTTTGTTGCAATTAttgtttctgtcactgatgtatgtgtattatatattttttttacaggtaACCGTATTATCATGGGAAAGAACCACGTATTCCGGTTCAACCACCCAGAACAGGCCAGGGCCGAGAGGGAGAAGACACCATCTGCTGAAACCCCTGTGGAACCTGTTGATTGGACGTTCGCTCAGAGAGAACTTCTGGAGAAGCAGGGAATCGACATGAAGCAGGAGATGGAAAAAAGGTGTGCAATAAGGCGCTTCGCTTTTGTCCAGATTCATTTCTAGTTCTGCAAGAACCTTCATTACCTGGCTTCCATTTAGGGATTGTAAATGTCGTAAATTTTTTTCATAACTTCTTCAGGCTGACTGAGATGGAAATCCTGTAtaaaaaggagaaggaagaagcagatcaacttctggagcagcagcgactgGTGAGTTCAAATAAGCTGTTTATTCAAACCCTCTGAGTTATTAGCATTCATTTAGTTTTGTTATTGATTCTATGTTTGCAGTAACACAAACTTAAACTGTAATTTTATGACGTATTTAGCGAGTTATTTACATTTCAACAAAAGATCTGGCTGATCCACCTAGTTTGAGGTGGGTGTAATGCACTGTTGTTACATTTACAAAGTTAAAGAATTTAAGAAGTGGTGCATTACAATTGGATGGTTCACATGGTCTGTTTAAATATGACTAGTACTAATTCTCCCTCTGAGCTCTGACATTTGAGATGTGTGAGTGTGCAAATCATACTTTTACTCAAAGCGCATGTCTGTTCTTCTTGcatggaagttttttttttcctggtttgAGACAGATGAACTTCTGCTCGATTTCTTCTTGAGTTTGACAGCTTTTTCTGTAGCTGTTTGAATAGGACTTAGATTGTAAAGCTCTTTCCCCTTTCGAATTCCCTGTTTTTCCGTTCTGTGTTTTCTATAGTGGGTCTGAATCTTGCAAAACAGCAACTTAGAGTGAAAGTAGATTTGATATCATGATCAAAGTTGATTTGAACAGACTGGACACTGCTCATTATTGTAACACACACCCTTGTAATTATATGGGGAATGCTGCTTTTGCACGGTTCACATTAATAGCATGTTTTCTTAACTCATTCAGTACCGGTTCTGGGCTAAGTTGCAGTGTTTGCAGTTGAGCTGGACAATTCTGACGTGGCTGTTGATTTGCTTGGATTAGATTTCTACTCTAGTTTCCTTGCTCTGTTTTTGTCCTGAGTTTCATCTCTTCAATGCAGTTGCTGAACTGTACAATGCATTGTGATAACAAACGTTCCTGCTGTAGTTTTCGACAGATAGTGACAATGTGGTTTCTCATTGACTTCTTTGACTACCTTTCCCTGCTAGCCCTACCTGGCATTTGCGTAGCATACTGAGGGCACAGCTCAACTACCGTTACCACTGCTCACAGCTGAATCAGTGAATCACaaacctttttcattttctgatgGTTTATGTGCAGACATACAGGTATAGGTTTCagacccctcccccctccaacATAatctatttatttctatttatgaAATCGGACAAAAAACATGAATAATCTGTACCAGCTGGTTGTGATCTGTAATGTGCATTGTCTAAAAAATGAGAAACTGCATTTTTTAAACTAACATCTTTCTTGTAGTGGATTAACACTTACCCTCACATTGCCTCTCCTCTCTACTGGCTTTCTGATCAACTGCAAGTACACTCTGTCTTCTAACACACCACTAATGCTAAAGTCACTCAGACCTTCTGGACTAAATGGGGAAAGCTCCAAAAACCCATCTACATGCATGCCACTGTACCATGTTTGGGATCCAGCTCCTACACCACATTTTTGAGTTAAAGACCAGGATGATCAGCAACAATCTGCTACTGATTTCCTTCCTAATCGTGATAGATGTGCTTTACCtttacttttaataataatatgcaACATTGGGAACAATTTAATCAATGCTACTATTCCCATGACCAGAATGAAAAGCAGTTTTTCAGAAAATATGAGAAGGATTATCTGACAAGAAAGTCAATGGAAGCCACtgtttgttgtactgtatgtttatgtttcTATCTTTTGTTTGAATATAAGTCTGGAAATGGTTTTGCATATTAACATACATCTTGTACTATGAAGATGTATGcgaaatatttaaatgtgcccATTATATAAACAATTCTGGACAAAAAAACTGTCTAAGCAGTAATAATATATTTACTATATCCCTAGTTAGTTCCCATGTTGCATATTAATGCCTTTCATTCATTCTTATTTTAAGCCATTCTTTCATCCGCTATGATTTTCCCATTTGtaatttctctttttgttttttttgtttttttttttgggaacCATTTGGGTTgtgtcctgttgtttttttcaaggATGGAGACTCTGATAGTGGGGATGACTCAGATAAGAGGTCTTGTGAGGAGAGCTGGAGACTGATCACTTCCCTAAGAGAAAAGCTGCCTCCCAGCAAGCTGCAAACCATAGTGAAAAAATGTGGATTACCCAGCAGTGGGAAAAGAAGGGAGCCTGTAAAAATGTACCAGATTCCCCAGCGGCGCCGCATCACCAAGGACTCGAAGTGGGTGACCATCTCTGACCTGAAGATCCAGGCAGTCAAAGAAATCTGTTATGAAGTGGCACTCAATGATTTCCGTCACACACGGCAGGAGATTGAAGCTCTGGCTATTGTGAAGATGAAGGAGCTTTGTGCCAGTTACGGGAAGAAAGATCCCAATGAGCGGGACTCATGGAGGGCTGTGGCTCGAGATGTTTGGGATACTGTAGGAGTTGGTGATGAGCGCATTGAGGATGTCATCACCAATGGCTCTCGACCAGGGGGAGCCGTAATGGATGAGCTAAAAGTGCACATTGATAAACTTGAAGATATTTTGCACGAGGTGAAGAAACAGAATAACATGAAAGATGAGGAGATCCGTGCTCTCAGGAACAAAATGGTCAAAATGGAAAAGGTTCTTCCCCTCATCACCCCCGACGGTCCAGAGAAGCCTCCCACCGTAGCCACTACAACGTGTGCAGCTAGAACTCCAAGCCCACTTGAAGGAAAGCCTCCCGTACCAGAAAGGCCTGATGGAGAGGTCGTCGATCCAAAAACCTGCCAAAGTACAGGAGAGGATGCAAATGTAAAGCGCAGCCACATGCGCTGGATGCGTCAGGAACAGGTACGCCTCAAGAACCTTCAGCAACAAGAGATCTCCAAACAGCTACGCCGGCATACTGGACCGCACCGCTTTATACCCCCAGAGGACCGAAAGTTGCGCTTTCCCTTCAAAAGTAACCCCAAACACCGCAACTCGTGGAGCCCTGGCACGCACATCATCATTACAGACGAGCAGGTCATTGAGCTAAAGGTGCCCAAAGAAGCtgttgaggaagaagagggagaaggtCCACCAAGTGAAGGAGTGCAGCCTCAAGAAGTGACGGCCCCTTCAGCTGTTCAAGTCTCTCCACCACCGCCGAGTCCAGGTGTCCAGAGCAGAGGCAAAGACTTGGACCAAGGCTTAAGCCAGAGTCAAAAACAGAATTATAGGAACAACCAGTACCAGCAGCCCCACGAACGAGGCCGCAGCAACTCTTTTAATTACCGTCAGCGACCCTCTGGCTCCATGGAGTCCCTGCAACAGCCTGAAAGCAATAGGAGGCATATGCAGCCTTTCTACCCGCCCCGCCCGCATCCCAACCAGCCGGCACACCCTCCGCCGTACCATCATCAGCAGCCCTGCCACTTTAACGGCATGATGTATACAGACGGTAACTTCAGCGGCTACCAGCACTACCGTCAACCTGAACAGTCCAATTACCCAGCCCCCTTTCAGGCACCTCCACGAATGCGCAGGCAGCTGTCGGCCCCTAATTTAAAAGCCAGCAGAGAGACCACAGTCTGAACGAGAAGCTGGTTCTAAATACTTAGTAGGCAAATGCATTACAGATCACAACAATGGAATCATGAGTCAGACTGTTGAAACTGACTGACTTTTGCACTTGAACAGCATGTTATTGGTTGATCCAAAAGTATTTTATGTATCATAAAAAACTCTTTATTGTTGTATTATATGCCATTCTATTAGTGTTCCCTGCATTGTGTGCGCTCATCAATAGCATTGTGGGTTCTGACATAAGGATCTAAAGCCAACTCATATTTTTTCCCCTCCGATGAGATAGATATGCCTTATATACTTCATGTGACAGTTCCtcagtcatttattcatttgccCAATTTATTTTCATCATGTTACATTGTCATTTCGGTATTCATtttttaacagtgttttttttccaccaccaTATTGGCACACTAAAGTATCAGATTGTCCTTTACTTGGGTGTTCTCATTCATAATTGAGCTACAAAAATAACCAATATCTTTATTATTTCACCATGCAATTATAGTTACAATTTTTACAAAGTTGCTTTAAATCTTCAACCTAGATCTGGATTCAGACAACACTTCAGGGTTGAATAATATATTGAATAATGTGTTAATCAATTGAGCGGTTATTTAAATAGGTTTCATTCTGGTGTGAAGTGCCTTCTTATTGACTTCTACTCATTTTATACCATggtgcatttattattcagtgTTTTCTGCCCCCCTTTATTGAAGTTGATGCTTCTGCACAGTGTTTCAGGTAAAATTTTAAAGAAATGTCATAGCTTGTGTAAAATTATAACTCTTTAGTATTAACACAAAGTTTTTTccaatttctttttttacttttttatataTTGCCACCTACTATTACGCTATTACTACTTTttaacaatatatttttttccccaGCATATGGTCACTAACATAAAGTGACCATAGGTCTATAATAAATGTATCAACCACTGTGCTGACCTGTGTGTCAGAAAGTAAAATACCACTTCAACCAGAAACAAAAGGTTTAATGTAGTTTGGCCTTTTCCCTGTATGAACTACATATCATGCACTGATCTCTGATTCTATGTGGTCTTAACATTACGTTTGGGTTTGTGGTTCACTGAGAAAGCAGAGTTCCTGTTCTGAATGGATGTCCTACCGGGTGTTGTCACGGTTTCTCAAGTTGCGCCTTAGAAATGTTTGAGGGACGGCAAAGTCTTCTGGTGTTTGCCAAATGTTATTCAGGACAAATATCCACATGAAACGAGATTTTTGGTGATAGCCTTGTGTATTTTAACCGCATCATAAAGGGTTCTTACAGCCTGTATAGACCTGTCCGTGTAACGGTTATATGAAACCTCACAAATCAGTGTTTTACCGCTGTGATGTAGCTTCTGCTTGTTCCAATCAGCTGCCAATCTGTCTCTCTTAAGATGCAATTGAAGCTTTAACAGGATTTAATTATGTTTCATGAGCAGATGGTCTTCAAGTTTTTTGAGAAATGGTGACCCTTTGGAAACGAGAGTTTTAGGCGCCATCATTATCTTAAACCTGGGTTCATAAACATTCTCTTTTTAGAAAATGTACGCCCTGCCTTACTATGCTGTTTTAAAAACCAAATGCTATCATATGACATATGCAAGTCCAGTGTGTCCACCCTTCGCCTCATGTATTCATGACTGCGTTTGCATGCAATAGCTTCCATTTCCTTCACTGGAATAAATGCACATTAGTGTTATTTAACAGATGTACTGGTGCTGATGGTGACCAGGTAAGCTGTAGCGTATGCAACATCAAATGGACAAATGTACCTTATATGTGAATGTTTGTTAGGTCTCAGATGAGACTGTCTGGCCGTTGTGTCTGCTTTTTGAATCTGCAATATCAAGTGCGTCTTGTGGCTACAAATGTACCAAGATGTGTTGACTCATTAATCGAGCACTGtgttcaaacatacagtacatattggAACAGTGTTGTTTGTAGGTTCAAAAAAATAATCCACTGAATATCTTGCTACTGgaggtttattttaaaagtatgACTGAAATAAAATGATGTGCTCAAAGTGCATTTATTTGTTATACATGTGTTTTTCCATCACCATGGTTGGACTGACGACAGGGTTAGGCTCAATTCTTTTACCATAAACCACATCCTCCACTTTAgttgtttttcatcttttgcTGAGTTAATTGCTTCTGTTGTAGAATGTGCCAAACTCTCCCAAAGTTTTTGCTTTCGGGTTTATTGTATTTTACCTTTTCACATGCAAATATAATGCCCAGAACCACTACCATTATCTGCTTGATTAGTCGTGGAGTAATGAGGAAAAAGGCTATTTGTGTTACTGTGAGTTCCTCCAACGTGAGGTATGTGTCTGGCAAATGGCTGAATGTCGCTGTTTGGTCACACTCCTTAAATTACAGCTGATCGTCTTAACTTCTATTTCACCTTTATTGTGGTGATACACAGAGGTCAGAAAGCTCAGTGTTCTTTCTATTCTATTTATACACACTGCAATTGTATTATGGGATGGAAATAACAGTTTATATACTGAAACCATCACAACTTATACATTTTGCACGCGGTTTGCAGAATCGCCCACACGATGCTTGTAGAAAAACCGGCTCATCAGTTGTCGTTTGCTTCACCTAGAAAATAAAGCTTCAAGGCTGTTGGTAGGCTTacaagagggaggagggaggttggTGACGGACAAAACGCTGCATTGTCTTCCCAGAAGACACTGAACAAGCAGGATGAGGTCATCGGGATCACAGCGCGTCCTGCTCTGATGGGGATGGCGCCCCTCATTGGATTACACTCGACTCAGCTTCCAGCAGCACCTCTTGTTCCAATTCAGCCATTTCTCTCAGAATATGTAATGACGCTACCTCCCGTCGGTTTTAATTCGCTTGACTTTGTTTAATCTCtccagaaaatgtgttttagatATTATTGCCAAATTATGTGTGTAATAAACCAAACACCATATCTATTGAGAGGCTACGATAGTTCACACCATGttacccccccacacacacacacacacacacacacacacacacacaaagccaagtGTTGTGACTGAAATTTGAGCTGACCTGCTTCAGTTGATGGACAGTTGTCCTGTCCCTGTGTGTCGATGTCTAGGTTTATGAGAGCAAATTACAGGAACTCCAGAAACAGGTGGAGACCCGTTCCCTGATCGCTGAGACGCCTGatgaggaagagctggaggaggaggaggaagaggaaggtgtGTAATGCGTGTGTTCTTCTGTCCTGTGTCGCATGTTTAAGCCCCAGCTTTATGTAAAACATGTTGTCTTTTACATTTTCTGTCCAGAACCTAAACTACTTGGATGTATGTATAGTCTTTTCTCTTTCATAATTAAAGTAATGAGATGTTGACCTTATTCAAACTAATACAATTTTCATTCTATTGCCACTCACATTACTTCCTAAAACTATTCAGTAGAAGTAACTAGAAGCAAGTGTCTAACCTTACAGCTTTAAAATTAAACCAGCTGCTAACCTCACACAAACCAACTTATACTTAGCCACAAGTCTAGTTTTTATGTATTAGCCCATCAACTACTTATTTAGAAGAGCCCATGATTTCTCATTCTAAATGTATTTTCCCAGCTTTCAAGCAGCTACTGCTTGTCTTTCTTTTTAGTACAGTCTGAGTCCTTTTTGTAttatgcaaaattcactttttttattgctttcagggtttgaattttttttttctgcagttgACTAAATTCACAAATGAATGGGTTTTAGCTCCGGCGCTGCTCGCAGGAGTCAGTGAAGTACAACAGATTAGGCTGAAACAGGCAAAAATGGTTCATTTCAGTTTATGtacatttcatttttgttgtttGAACATATGCATTGTTCCCCCTCCTGTCTCCGTGCAGTGCCCTGGACTCAGCATGAATATGAGCTGGCACAGTGGGCGTTCAGGAAGTGGAGGTACCATCAGTTCACCTCTCTCCGTGACCAGCTGTGGGGAAATGCAGTCTATCTGAAGGAAGCCAACGCTATTAGCGTGGAGCTAAAGAAAAAAGTGAGTAAGACAACAAGTGAGAGGGATGGTTTTGGGTtggtaaacaataaaataaagcatatttgtttttagcttttaaacTGGTTGAAGGTCAAGTAaatcttgaaaaaaaaaaaaaaaagtttttagtttttttttcaagccttcttctccttccttcaGGTTCAGTTCCAGTTCGTCTTGCTGACAGACACACTGTATTCGCCGCTGCCCCCTGAGCTCCTGCCCCCAGAACCTGAGAAAGAGCACAGCTCCAGGCCTTTCCCCCGCACCGTTGTGGCTGTGGAGGTTCAGGACCTTAAAAATGGAGCGACGCACTACTGGTCCCTCGAGAAACTTAAGTAATTATTCTAACATACCTTAAACGTGTCCTCAATCAagtccacagagctgcagcttacAGTATTATACATATTCAGTGAAAGTAGTCTAAAACTCAGTCAT from Betta splendens chromosome 7, fBetSpl5.4, whole genome shotgun sequence encodes:
- the kif1b gene encoding kinesin-like protein KIF1B isoform X16; the encoded protein is MSGASVKVAVRVRPFNSREISKESKCIIQMQGNTTTIANPKAPKEPPKTFSFDYSYWSHTTQEDPCFASQNLVYNDIGKEMLQHAFEGYNVCIFAYGQTGAGKSYTMMGKQEEGQEGIIPMLCEDLFEKINEDNNKEELSYSVEVSYMEIYCERVRDLLNPKNKGNLRVREHPLLGPYVEDLSKLAVTSYTDIADLMDAGNKARTVAATNMNETSSRSHAVFTIVFTQRKHDSETDLSTEKVSKISLVDLAGSERADSTGAKGTRLKEGANINKSLTTLGKVISALAEVSKKKKKSDFIPYRDSVLTWLLRENLGGNSRTAMVAALSPADINYDETLSTLRYADRAKNIKCNAVINEDPNNKLVRELKDEVARLKELLRAQGLGDILDIDPMGDDYPGSGIKSPIGSLTASPSSGSLCNQGGLQSVTSIQERIMSTPGGEEAIERLKESEKIIAELNETWEEKLRKTEAIRMEREALLAEMGVAIREDGGTLGVFSPKKTPHLVNLNEDPLMSECLLYYIKDGITRVGQADAERRQDIVLSGAHIREEHCIFHSERNANGDVIVMLVPCEGSETYVNGKRVEDAIQLRSGNRIIMGKNHVFRFNHPEQARAEREKTPSAETPVEPVDWTFAQRELLEKQGIDMKQEMEKRLTEMEILYKKEKEEADQLLEQQRLDGDSDSGDDSDKRSCEESWRLITSLREKLPPSKLQTIVKKCGLPSSGKRREPVKMYQIPQRRRITKDSKWVTISDLKIQAVKEICYEVALNDFRHTRQEIEALAIVKMKELCASYGKKDPNERDSWRAVARDVWDTVGVGDERIEDVITNGSRPGGAVMDELKVHIDKLEDILHEVKKQNNMKDEEIRALRNKMVKMEKVLPLITPDGPEKPPTVATTTCAARTPSPLEGKPPVPERPDGEVVDPKTCQSTGEDANVKRSHMRWMRQEQVRLKNLQQQEISKQLRRHTGPHRFIPPEDRKLRFPFKSNPKHRNSWSPGTHIIITDEQVIELKVPKEAVEEEEGEGPPSEGVQPQEVTAPSAVQVSPPPPSPGVQSRGKDLDQGLSQSQKQNYRNNQYQQPHERGRSNSFNYRQRPSGSMESLQQPESNRRHMQPFYPPRPHPNQPAHPPPYHHQQPCHFNGMMYTDGNFSGYQHYRQPEQSNYPAPFQAPPRMRRQLSAPNLKASRETTV